A stretch of DNA from uncultured Fretibacterium sp.:
CGACCGCCTGGAGTTCCTAAAGGCCTGGCAGATGACCGAGCGATCCAGCAGCACCAAAAGCACCATCAGTGCCGTAAGCGGCATTCTGATCACAGCCTCGGAGGAACAGACGTATCTAGAGGCCACGGACTTCAAGACCGCAATACGCTGCTTGGCCCAGGGTGTCCAGACCGTCACCGCAGGTTCGGCGGTCCTGCCGGTCCGAATCTTCGGTGAGTTTCTCAAAAAAATGCCCCACGACAAGGTCTCGCTGGAAATTAACGACGAGAGAGGCACGCTCTCCGCAGGGAGGAACCGAACTCGTTTTGCCACCTGGCCGGTCTCGGAGTTCCCCAACATCCCTCGAAGCGATGGGGCAGACCCCCTGTGCACCATCGTCGCAGCGGACCTGGCCCGGGCTATCTCCGAGGGTTCGGTCGCCAGTTCGACGCCCGCGGACTTTCCAAAGTACCTGGGCGCCTGTTTGCTGAAAGCCCAAAAGGACCTTCTCAAGGTTGTGGCCACGGACGGAAAGCGGCTCTCCCTCTCCCAGTGTCCCCGCGAAGCCGGGGCGGAGGTCGACCTGCTGCTCCCCATTCCGGCCCTTAAGGAGCTGGTGCGCCTTCTGATGGGGAACGCGCCGGAGTCCCGGATAGACGTCCTGTACGACGGCTCCACCGTCTGGTTCCGTCTGGAGGGCCTGGAGTTCTCGGCGCGCCGCGTGGAGTCCTCCTTTCCGAACTATGAGAAGATCCTCACGCCCGGGGCCTCCACGACCCTCAGAATCCAGCGCGACGAGCTGTTGCCCGCTCTGGAGCGCATCGACATCATGGTCCGCAACACCCTGACCCGCCTCGTGGTGTTTCACCTCTCGCCCGGTGGGGAGTTCCGTCTGACCGGCAGGGCGCCGGAGCTGGGGACCACCGTGGAGGTTCTGGACTCCAACATCGATGGTGATCCGCTCCAGGTGGGATTCAACGTCGGGTTCCTTCAGGACGGCCTGAGGGCGCTCGGCAGCGGGGAGATCCGCATGGACTTCAACGGCGGGGAGGGACAGACGCGGCTGCTTCGGGAGGGCTCGGAGGATTTTCTGTACATGCTCATGCCAACCCGCCTGAGCCCCCAGGATCTCACGGAGGACGAGGAGGTCGAAGAGGCCGAAGCCAAGCCCGACCAGGAACCCCT
This window harbors:
- the dnaN gene encoding DNA polymerase III subunit beta, with translation MKIELDRLEFLKAWQMTERSSSTKSTISAVSGILITASEEQTYLEATDFKTAIRCLAQGVQTVTAGSAVLPVRIFGEFLKKMPHDKVSLEINDERGTLSAGRNRTRFATWPVSEFPNIPRSDGADPLCTIVAADLARAISEGSVASSTPADFPKYLGACLLKAQKDLLKVVATDGKRLSLSQCPREAGAEVDLLLPIPALKELVRLLMGNAPESRIDVLYDGSTVWFRLEGLEFSARRVESSFPNYEKILTPGASTTLRIQRDELLPALERIDIMVRNTLTRLVVFHLSPGGEFRLTGRAPELGTTVEVLDSNIDGDPLQVGFNVGFLQDGLRALGSGEIRMDFNGGEGQTRLLREGSEDFLYMLMPTRLSPQDLTEDEEVEEAEAKPDQEPLQALAELASESDRSHKGEGEPF